The following are encoded in a window of Astyanax mexicanus isolate ESR-SI-001 chromosome 6, AstMex3_surface, whole genome shotgun sequence genomic DNA:
- the LOC103046789 gene encoding apolipoprotein A-I: MKTLLLLAVVALTGSQANLFYADEPKPQLEQLTDAFWDYVAQATRTAEDTVKMIRESQLGQEVNARITDSASVASEYAVNLQNRMSPIAQDIMTKITKEAEVLKERLETDLTAMKDKLEPYADDLKAQIQQRVEQLRVAVAPYAESLDSESLKATILQKTEELRGTLEERVKELQSQLEPYTAELKQKVDERLQEFQKIVAPLGEDLQTSVLQRTKMVQQSLAPYAEDLRERLDPFAQNLKDQLTSLYESYTKTS, encoded by the exons ATGAAGACACTCCTGCTCCTCGCTGTTGTGGCACTTACAG GCTCCCAAGCCAACCTCTTCTACGCTGATGAGCCCAAACCCCAGCTGGAGCAGCTGACTGATGCATTCTGGGACTATGTTGCCCAGGCCACACGCACTGCTGAGGACACAGTGAAGATGATCAGAGAGTCTCAGCTGGGACAGGAAGTCAA TGCCAGAATCACAGACAGCGCCAGCGTGGCCAGCGAGTACGCCGTCAACCTCCAGAACAGAATGAGCCCCATTGCTCAGGACATCATGACCAAAATCACCAAGGAGGCTGAAGTTCTGAAGGAGCGTCTGGAGACCGACCTCACCGCCATGAAGGACAAGCTGGAGCCCTATGCCGACGACCTCAAGGCCCAGATCCAGCAGAGAGTGGAGCAGCTCAGAGTGGCTGTAGCTCCGTACGCTGAGTCCCTGGACTCCGAATCCCTGAAGGCCACCATTCTTCAGAAGACCGAGGAGCTCAGAGGAACCCTGGAGGAGAGAGTGAAGGAGCTGCAGTCTCAGCTGGAGCCCTACACCGCAGAACTCAAGCAGAAGGTTGACGAGCGCCTGCAGGAGTTCCAGAAGATCGTGGCGCCTCTAGGTGAGGATCTTCAGACCAGCGTTCTCCAGAGAACCAAGATGGTCCAGCAGAGTCTGGCTCCCTACGCTGAGGACCTGAGGGAGAGGCTGGACCCCTTCGCCCAGAACCTGAAGGACCAGCTCACCTCTCTTTATGAGTCCTACACCAAAACCAGCtga
- the LOC125802358 gene encoding apolipoprotein A-IV-like, with the protein MKVLAILVLAVFTGSQANLFYADEPKPQLEQLTDAFWDYVAQATRTAEDTVKMIRESQLGQEVNARITDSASVASEYAVNLQNRMSPIAQDIMTKITKEAEVLKERLETDMTTVRDKLEPYADDLKAQIQQRVEELRVAVAPYAGNLDSEALKATVLQKTEELRGTLEERVKELQSQLGPYTDELRQKVDQHLQEFQKTVTPLAEDLQTQVAQRAEMVQQSLAPYAEDLREKLDPYAQNLKDQLATLYESFSKTS; encoded by the exons ATGAAGGTGCTCGCGATACTGGTGCTCGCTGTTTTCACAG GCTCCCAAGCCAACCTCTTCTACGCTGATGAGCCCAAACCCCAGCTGGAGCAGCTGACTGATGCATTCTGGGACTATGTTGCCCAGGCCACACGCACTGCTGAGGACACAGTGAAGATGATCAGAGAGTCTCAGCTGGGACAGGAAGTCAA TGCCAGAATCACAGACAGCGCCAGCGTGGCCAGCGAGTACGCCGTCAACCTCCAGAACAGAATGAGCCCCATTGCTCAGGACATCATGACCAAAATCACCAAGGAGGCTGAAGTTCTGAAGGAGCGTCTGGAGACCGACATGACCACCGTCAGGGACAAGCTGGAGCCCTACGCCGACGACCTCAAGGCCCAGATCCAGCAGAGAGTGGAGGAGCTCCGAGTGGCCGTCGCCCCCTACGCTGGAAACCTGGATTCTGAAGCCCTGAAGGCCACCGTTCTTCAGAAGACCGAGGAGCTCAGAGGAACCCTGGAGGAGAGAGTGAAGGAGCTGCAGTCTCAGCTGGGGCCCTACACCGACGAGCTGAGGCAGAAAGTCGACCAGCATCTGCAGGAGTTCCAGAAGACCGTGACCCCCCTGGCCGAGGATCTTCAGACCCAGGTCGCCCAGAGAGCCGAGATGGTCCAGCAGAGTCTGGCTCCCTACGCTGAGGACCTGAGGGAGAAACTGGACCCCTACGCCCAGAACCTGAAGGACCAGCTCGCCACTCTGTACGAGTCCTTCAGCAAgaccagctaa